TTCTCTGGAGAATTTGAACAAAAGCCGAATCCCCTCCTCAAATTGTGAATTTGGCTTAAACTAGATCACATCAACTGATCCCAAATTTTGTAAAGATTAAAGGATGATGGATGATGAACGGAACTGTATCCCGCTTGATAGTCTTATTATTTGCCATTGGTGGAGTGTTCACCAGTTTATCCGCAATTGCATTAGCGGGTGGCCCCCCTCCCGGTAAGCCCGTGCAACCCCAAGCTGCACCTGCAACAACCCAACCCAATTCTACCTCTAACTCAGAAAAAGAGGATATTCCTCCTCAATTTCCCTTGCCAAGTGCAAGAGTTGGTGCGGTGAATGGAGTCGTGATGATTAAATTAATTAATAATGCTAACGTACCCATCCAATATCAACTAATTGGGGGAACTCGTGAAGAATGGTTAGTCAAAAATTCCACGATTGAAGTGCAAGGTTCACCTCCGATTACCTTAACCTATCGGCGACAAGATGGAGGTTTATTACTGGTTAGACCTAAGCAAGCTTCTCCTGGGGTTTTAGAAGTAGAATTTGAAGTCACCAACGATTTTAATATTGATACCAAATCCCTCAATATTACGGAATCGGGAAGCGTATTTTTGAATTGATTTCGATGAGGATCTGCCCCTCTAATTTAAGGCTTTAAAATTTGTTGATCGAGATCCGGTTCTAATTGAGAACCTAGGATCTTTTCATGCCAATAAATTTCCCGGATATCCGCAGGTAAATTTTCCTCCAAAGTACGATAAGCTCCTTTTAATAGCTCTTTAACTTCAATTGGAGAAACAGACTCTCCCTCGGCTTGTAAATAGGCAGAAATCCGAGTTTCACTCCAATGAAAAGTTTGAGCCATGACCAGAATTAACCTTAATAAAGGTTCCATTCGATCTAATACTAATCCCACATAACACCACAGAGGAGGAGGTGCGGCGGATAAAGAATATTGAATGGATTCAACGGGGGGTAAATCCGCTTGATTAATACAGACTGCGGTAACATTAATTAACCAATTTTGTAGCGTGGTTCCCCCGTCTGTATTGTCTTGTTCCCTTAAATTTAACGGTCGCATTTCATAAAAAATATGTCGCCAGGTTTGAGAAAATAAATAATCCGCTTGTACAGGCGATCGCACTGAATGACGAATTAAAGTATAGACAATTAAACCATAGCGGCAGAAAATAGCAACAAAGTATTTACCCTGATCAGGATAATTCTGAAACAGAGTTAACAATTCCTGGTCTTTATGATGAAATAGGGATTTGACCAGTGGATGACTTGATTCAGGTAGGTGAAGCGTTTGCACGGTAACTGACAGCAAATTTTAGCTGGATAATGTTTTCCGGTTGCATGATAGCTTATCTGGGTTCTGAAATCAACTCTTGAAGCTTGATCTGTCCTCTGCTAAACTCCTAACCCCTTTAATCTAATATTCTTAATTTTAATTTATGGCTTTCTTCCCGCAAAAATCGTCTAATTCCAGCCTTGAAACCCGAAAAACCAGAAACTTATTAATCTTATTACTTCCTCCTACAATTTGGTTACTGATTTTCTTTGTTATTCCTCTGGTTATTGTCTTAATTTATAGTTTTTTAGAACGGGGAACTTATGGAGGTGTAGCCTGGGAATTTACTCTCAGAAATTATCAACGGTTAGCGAATGATTTATACCTAAATATTTTTGGGCGATCGCTGGGACTTGCTGCTTTAACCACCTTAATTTGTTTAATAATTGGTTATCCCTTAGCCTTTTTTATTGCTACTTCTTCTCCCCGTTGGCGAAATTTGTTATTATTTTTAGTGATTATTCCCTTCTGGACAAACTTTCTGGTTAGAACCTATGCTTGGATGATTATTTTACGTTCTGAAGGCGTGATTAATACCTGGCTCCAAAGTTTAAATTTAATTCAAGAGCCCCTTAATTTACTGTTTACTCCCTTTGCGGTTATCGTGGGTTTAATTTATGGGTATTTACCCTTTATGATTCTTCCTCTCTATGCAACAATTGAACGATTAAACTTTTCTTTAGTTGAAGCTGCTCATGATTTGGGTGCAAATGATATTAGAACATTTTTCAGAATTATTTTACCCTTAACTACCCCCGGAATTATTGCCGGGTCTATTCTAGTTTTTATCCCGGCTTTAGGTGCATTTATTACCCCGGATATTCTCGGAGGGGCAAAAACAGTTATGGTCGGAAATTTAATTCAAAATCAATTTTTACAAGCCCGTAATTGGCCCTTTGGATCGGCGTTATCAATGGGATTAATGATATTAGTCTTAATTCCGGTTATCATTTATTTTCGGAGTTCTAATACAGAAACCTCTATTTAATTTATATTAAAATTATGAACACAAAAACCCTTGATAAATTGATTCATACCTGGGGAAAAACAGGATTAGGGATACAGGCTACCCTCGGCTTTACCTTTCTTTACTTACCGATTTTAATTTTAATTATTTATTCATTTAATGCCTCTCGGTTTAATGCTAATTGGACAGGATTTACATTAAAATGGTATCAAAAGTTATTCAGTGGCTTAACCGAAAGTACCGCAGATATTTCTACTCAAAACCTCTGGGGATCGCTACAAAATAGTTTAATTATTGCCATTGCTTCAACTTTAATTGCCAGCCTTTTAGGAACAATGATGGCATTAGCTTTAGAACGTTTTCGGTTTCCTGGGTCTAAATTTTTAGAAGCGTTATTATTGTTACCCATTATTATTCCTGAAATCACATTAGGAGTTTCCCTGTTAGTGTTTTTTACGTTAGTTTTTAGAATTCTTGAAAATCTGACTGGAATTCGCTTGACTTTAGGCTTACCTTCGGTAATTATTAGTCATGCAACCTTTAGTATTGCCTTTATTACGGTTACAGTAAGAGCGCGTTTAGCTGACTTAGATCCAGCCTTGGAAGAAGCCGCTTTAGACTTAGGAGCAAATGAATGGAAAACCTTTTGGCGAATTACCTTTCCTTTGATTTTTCCTGCGATTTTAAGCGGTGCTTTGTTAGCCTTTACCCTATCGTTGGATGATTTTGTTGTCACCTTTTTTACTACCGGAGTCGGCGCAACAACTCTGCCTTTATTTGTTTATGGAATGATCAAATTGTCCATCACTCCAGTCATTAATGCTATTTCAACTTTAATGTTACTGGCTTCTCTTTTATTCGTGATCTCATCTTTGAAATTGCAAGATAAAGCTACGGTCAAAAATTAAAAAGACTTGTTTTTATATCCCATTCAGTTTAAAATTAAAATATCCCTTGTTTACCTTAAATTTTAATATTAATTTCTCCAACATGAAACGAATTTTAACCTTAATTCTGCTATTCTGTTTAGGTGTATTTTTACCCTTTGGTTGCACCGCTAATCAATCTAACGCACCCCAAACTACCCCTACCGCTAATGTTCTCAATTTATATAACTGGTCAACCTATATTGACCCGGAAGTCTTAAAAGCCTTTGAGCAAAAATATCAAGTTAAAATCAATTATGATACTTATGATAGTGCGGAAAGCCTTTATGCTAAATTAAAAGCCGGAAACCCTGGTTATGATGTCGCATTTCCTCCTGATTATATGGTTAAAATTATGATCAATGAACAGATGTTAGAAGAATTGAATGGTGATAATATTCCTAATATCAAAAATATTGAACCTAATTTTTTTAATCCCCCCTATGACCCCGGAAATAAATATAGTATTCCCTATCAATGGATTACCCTAGGAATTGGTTATAATATTAAAAAAACCGGAGAAGAAATTAATAGCTGGTCAGCCTTAGTAGATCCAAAATATCAAGGTAAAGTCAGTTTATTAGATGATATGCGCCATACAATGGGGGCTATTCTCATGTATTTAGGCTATAGTCCTAATACGAAAAATCCCGAAGAAATCCAAAAAGCACGAGATTTCCTAATTAAAAATAAAGATAATATTGCTGCATTTGCACCCGATACAGGTCAACAATTATTAAATCAAGGAGAAGTGACTTTAACAATGGAATATAGTGGGGATATTTTTCAAGTTATGGCAGAAAATCCTGATTTGCGTTATGTTATCCCCAAAGAGGGAAGTATTATTGGGATGGATAATATGGTCATCCCCAAAGGCGCACCCAATAAAAAACTCGCGGAAACCTTTATTAACTTTGTTTTAGAACCCGAAAATAGTGCTAAAATTTCCAATTTTATTGATTATGCTTCCCCTAATAAAGTAGCCATTGATCAGAAATTAATTGAAGCTGAAAACTTAAAAAATCCGGGGATTTATCCCCCTGCTGAAATTTTTAATAAACTCCAATATCTGCAAGATGTAGGAGAAGCTACTAAATTCTATGATGAAGCTTGGACAGAAGTTAAAGTCGGTGTGGGAAAATAAAAAATGGTTAATTATTGACTCTTTTGGTGCGTGCGAGAAGCTCTTACGCACCCTACAACTGCTCCCCTTCTCTCCTTTTTTCCTATGAATTCTGCTGTTGAATTATTGAATGTTTCTAAATTATTTAAAGGATTAAATAGTAAAGAATTTCTA
This genomic stretch from Planktothrix serta PCC 8927 harbors:
- a CDS encoding ABC transporter permease produces the protein MNTKTLDKLIHTWGKTGLGIQATLGFTFLYLPILILIIYSFNASRFNANWTGFTLKWYQKLFSGLTESTADISTQNLWGSLQNSLIIAIASTLIASLLGTMMALALERFRFPGSKFLEALLLLPIIIPEITLGVSLLVFFTLVFRILENLTGIRLTLGLPSVIISHATFSIAFITVTVRARLADLDPALEEAALDLGANEWKTFWRITFPLIFPAILSGALLAFTLSLDDFVVTFFTTGVGATTLPLFVYGMIKLSITPVINAISTLMLLASLLFVISSLKLQDKATVKN
- a CDS encoding ABC transporter permease, yielding MAFFPQKSSNSSLETRKTRNLLILLLPPTIWLLIFFVIPLVIVLIYSFLERGTYGGVAWEFTLRNYQRLANDLYLNIFGRSLGLAALTTLICLIIGYPLAFFIATSSPRWRNLLLFLVIIPFWTNFLVRTYAWMIILRSEGVINTWLQSLNLIQEPLNLLFTPFAVIVGLIYGYLPFMILPLYATIERLNFSLVEAAHDLGANDIRTFFRIILPLTTPGIIAGSILVFIPALGAFITPDILGGAKTVMVGNLIQNQFLQARNWPFGSALSMGLMILVLIPVIIYFRSSNTETSI
- a CDS encoding polyamine ABC transporter substrate-binding protein — its product is MKRILTLILLFCLGVFLPFGCTANQSNAPQTTPTANVLNLYNWSTYIDPEVLKAFEQKYQVKINYDTYDSAESLYAKLKAGNPGYDVAFPPDYMVKIMINEQMLEELNGDNIPNIKNIEPNFFNPPYDPGNKYSIPYQWITLGIGYNIKKTGEEINSWSALVDPKYQGKVSLLDDMRHTMGAILMYLGYSPNTKNPEEIQKARDFLIKNKDNIAAFAPDTGQQLLNQGEVTLTMEYSGDIFQVMAENPDLRYVIPKEGSIIGMDNMVIPKGAPNKKLAETFINFVLEPENSAKISNFIDYASPNKVAIDQKLIEAENLKNPGIYPPAEIFNKLQYLQDVGEATKFYDEAWTEVKVGVGK
- a CDS encoding RNA polymerase subunit sigma-70, whose product is MQTLHLPESSHPLVKSLFHHKDQELLTLFQNYPDQGKYFVAIFCRYGLIVYTLIRHSVRSPVQADYLFSQTWRHIFYEMRPLNLREQDNTDGGTTLQNWLINVTAVCINQADLPPVESIQYSLSAAPPPLWCYVGLVLDRMEPLLRLILVMAQTFHWSETRISAYLQAEGESVSPIEVKELLKGAYRTLEENLPADIREIYWHEKILGSQLEPDLDQQILKP